The sequence below is a genomic window from Thiomonas intermedia.
GCGCGCGGCCAGGGCCTGCGCTTTTTCGGCGCTGCGATTCCACAGCGCGATCGCTCGCGTGCCGGCTGCGATCAGTGGGCTCAGCACGCCGCTCGCCGCACCGCCGGCCCCAAGCAGCAGCACGCGCTGGCCTTGCAGTGGCGCGTGGGCATCGGCAGCAAGCACGCGCGACAGATCGCGCACCAGGCCGATGCCATCGGTGTTGTCGCCCCACAAGCCGCCCTCGTCCCAGCCGAGGGTGTTGACCGCCTGGGCCAGTTGCGCGGCCGGGCTGCGGCGGGCGCACAGTCGCCAGGCGTCGAACTTGAAGGGCACCGTGATATTGGCGCCGCAGCCGCCTTCGGCATGGAAGGCGCCAAGCGCCGTGTCCAGCCCATCCACCGGGGCGAGCCTTGCCTCGTAACGCAGCGCGACCCCGGTCTGCTCGGCGAACAGGGCGTGGATGCGTGGGGAGCGGCTATGGGCGATGGGATTGCCGAACACGGCGTAGAGCGGGGTCATCGTGCGGTCTCCCGGGTCAGGGGGTGGCTTGCGCCGGGCTTTGCGGGGCCTGGACGGCGGTTTCCAGACCTTGTGTGCGGGTGAAGCGGAATCGCGAGATCACCACGATCTGATCGGCCTGCCTGAGCATGGCGTCGGTGAAGCGGCCATAGGGTTGCGCAGCCTCCACGATGGCGCGGGCCTGGCGGTCGAGCGTGGGGTTGCCCGAACTTTGCACCACGTCGGCGGCGATGAGACGCCCGTTGGCGCCGATGGTGATCGACATGATGAGGCTGCCATACAGCTTGTTGCCGCCGCTTTGCGGAAACTCGCGGGTGCCCAGGGTTTCAATTCTGGTGCGCAGCTTGTCGTAATACAGTGCGTAGGCGGCTTCGCGGGTGGACGGGCCGATGAAGCGGCGGCGCGGCTTGGCGTTCTGCTGCTGGATCTGGCGCTCGATGGCGCCGAGCAGGTCGAGCAGCTGGCGGCGCTTCTGCTCCAGCGCCTGCTGCCGCTCGGGGTTGCTTTCCTGCCGCACGGTCTGGGCCAGCTGCACGATCTGCTGCCGGACCTGGGTGAGCAATTGCTGCTGCTTCTGCTCCAGCGCCGAAAGGCTGCGCTGCTGATTGACCGCGGCGTCGCCGTGCGACATATCCGCCGTGAAGGGCAGCGGCGTGGTGGCCAGGCCCTTGTTGGCGTCGCCGCCGCCGTCGAGGTTGGCCTGGGCGATGGCCTGGGGCTTGGCGGGAGCGTCGTCGGTGCGCTGGTTCACCAGCACCACGTCGAGCGGCGCGTTGTCGAACAGGCGGTTGAAGGTCTGCGGCGCGGCAAAGCGCAGACTCAACAGGGCCGCATGCACCCCGATCGAGGCGATCAGGGCCCATTGCAGAGGGCTGAGGGAGCGCAGGCGTAGGGCGGGCACGGCGGTGGCGGCAGGATGGACGGCGGCGATTCTACGAAGCCTGCCGGGAGGCTTCGGCGCCCGGTTCGGTCTCGGCCTCCTCGGTGTCCACGGCCACGCTGATGGGCGCGGCCAGGGCCACGGTGTCTTCTTCGTCTTCCGTTTCGGCCCCCGCCTCGATGGCCAACTGTGGCAGGTCGATCTGGCTGAGCACGCGGCCAAAGACCTCCAGGGTGATCAGATCGGTGCCGGTGATGCGCACCTGCACACGGGTGTTGCGGGGCAGGTCTTGTGCGCCCACGGCGGTGAACACCAGCGGCAGGCCGTCCACCCGAACGGCGCCCTCGCGCAGCACGCTGGCGTCGAAGGTGTCGAGCCCCTGCTGGGCCAGATACCGCAGCGTCCAGTAGCGCTCGAGCGCCGACTGGTGGGTGGCATAGGCCTTGTAGGTGTCTTCGAACGACTCGACGATGGCGAACAGCAGCGGGTCGCGCGGCTTGAACGGCGCCTGCAGCAGTGCGGTCTTGCCGAAGCGGGCGCAGGCGATGAGCTGACCCTGATTGAGCAGATCGACGTAGCGCCGCAGCGGCGAGGTGCACCAGGCATACTGCGCCACGCCCAGCCCCTGGTGCGGCGCGGGCTTGAGGCCCATGCGGGTGCGCAGATTGGCGCCGAAGCCGCTCTGGCTGCGGTAGATGCCGGGCATGCCCAGCTCGGCCAGCCAGCCGCCCCAGGTCGCATTGGCCAGAATCATCAGCTCGGCGACGATGGTATCGAGCGGCGCGCCGCGCCGGCGCGGCTCGATGCGCACGGTTGCGGCCTCGGCGCCGCGCTCCCGCCCGTCGATGCGGAAGGTGTAGTCCACCCCGCCGACGCGCTCGGGTTTGCCGCGCACCTGTTCGCGGCCGCGCTTGAGCGCCTGCGCGAACGTCCATAGCCAGGCCAGTTCCTTGGCATGTGGGTAGCTTTGCGCCGCCGGGTCTGCCGCAAGAGCGTCTTCGGTGACCGCGTCATCGAGCTGGTCGTGGCGCAGATTGCTGACCATGTGCACCTGCTCCACGCGGGTTTCGAACGCGGTGGCCTGCAGGTCGGCGCCGACCGTGCAATACAGCGACAGCGCCGGGCAGTCGCGTCCGGCTTCCAGGGTGAAGGTCTGCACCAGGGCGTCGGGCAGCATGGTGATCTTGTCGCCCGGCATATAGACGGTGGACAGCCGGTTGCGGGCGACCTGCTCCCAGCCGGAATCACGCGTCAGGGCCAGCGCCGGCGCGGCAATGTGGATGCCAAGACGCACCCGGCCATCCTCCAGCCATTGCAGCGAGAAGGCGTCGTCGATTTCGGTGGTCGCCGAGTCGTCGATGCTGAACGCCGGGGCGGCGGCCAGCGGCAGCGCTTCGGCCAGGGACGGCACGGGCAACACCGGAAAATCGGTGCCCTTGGGAAAGCGCTCCAGCAGAAAGCGCTGCATGTGGAAGGCCCACGGCGAGGCGATGGCGCCGGCCTCGCGCAGCAGGGTGAGGGCGCCATGACCGGTCTGTTTCACCGCCAGCGCCACCGTCTTGAATTCCGGACTGTTCTTGTCCGGTCTGAACAGAATCTGATAGAGCTTCTCGGCAATCTCAGGCGGGCAGCGGCCCGCGGCCAGTTCTGCCGCGGAAGTCTCGATCTGGCGAAGCTGCTCTTCTTTGCGGGCGATGGCCGCCAGCGCCGCCTGCACCTGCGTTGCCGGCGCCTTGCGGAACTGGCCACCACGGCCGCGGCGCTGGAAGTAGTGCGGTGCGCCAAACAGCCGCAGCAGAATGGCCGCGCGCTGGCCGCCATCGGGCGTGCCGCCGTAGTAATCGGCCGCCACCTGCTCGAAATGGAATTCGTCCTCCGGCGCGAACTCCCAAAGCAGATCGAGATCGAGCCCGTCCTGCTGGGCCTGGGCCCAGGCCATCAGTTCGGCGGGCGTCGGTTGGTCGAACCGCACCAGCGCCTGGGCCGACTTGATCTTCTGACGCTTGCCCGAATCAAGTTCGACCTGCAGACTGGCCTCGGCCTCGCTCATGACGCGGCCCGCGTGGAACTTGCCGCCATCTTCAAACAACACATTACTCAATCGGATACTCCGTCAAAAGAAACAGAACGCGCAGCCCGCCCGGCCGCCCGAAGGGCCGCGCCGCCCCCTCGGGGGGCAGCGAATGCCATGAGCGTGGGGGCAACGAGCGCGGCCCGCCCGGCCGCCCGAAGGGCCGCGCCGCCCCCTCGGGGGGCAGCGAATGCCATGAGCGTGGGGGCAACGAGCGCGGCCCGCCCCGCCGCCCGCCCCCCCCCCGGCAACGAGCGCGGCCCGCCCGGCCGCCCGAAGGGCCGCGCCGCTCCCTCGGGGGGCAGCGAATGCAATGAGCGTGGGGGCTCTCACTCTCATAGCGTCATTCCGCCATCGACCTCGATCACGGTGCCGCTGATGTAGCGGGCGTCGCGGCTGGCGAGAAAGGCGTACACGCTGGCCACGTCTTCGGGCTGGCCGAGCTGGCGCAGGGGGACGCGCTCGGCCATCTGCGCGATCACCTTTTCGGGGACCGTGGCGATCATGGGTGTCTGGATGAAGCCGGGCGCCACCGCGTTGACCCGGATGCCCTTGGGCCCGAGTTCGCGCGCCCAGGTCTTGGTCATGGCGATGATGCCGGCTTTGCTCGCGGCGTAGTTGGTCTGGCCGAAGTTGCCGTAGAGCGCCACCACGCTGGAGGCATTGAGGATGACGCCGCTGCCGCGCGCGATCATGTGCGGCGCGACGATTTGGGTGCAGCGAAACACGGCCCGCAGGTTCACGTCGATCACGGCGTCGAACTGTTCGTCGGTCATACTCACCAGCCGGGCGTCGCGGGTGATGCCCGCGTTGTTGATCAGCACGTCGATCTGGCCGAACCGGGCGATGGCGGCGTCCACCAGCGCGGTGAATGCGCCGCGGTCGGCCACGTCGAGGGCCTGGGCGAGCACCGGCGTGCCTTCGGCGCGCAGGGCGTCGGCGACCGGATTCAGGGTGTCGGCATGGCGGTCGCACAACACCAGGCTGGCGCCTTGCGCGGCGAAGGTGTGCGCGGTGGCCAGCCCGATGCCTTGCGCCGCGCCGGTGATGAGAGCGATTTGGCCTTGGAGTCGCATGGGAGCAGTCATGGAAGTGGCGTCTCAATCGGCCGGGCGGGTGCGAGGCACCAGCGCAGCACGGTATCTAAGTGGCGATCGGCATAGTCGGAAAGCGCATGGTCGCCCCCCGGCAGCACGGTGCAGTGCGCCCCGCGGTAGCGGGCCGCCATGTCACGCCAGTCGAGCACTTCGTCGCCCTGGGCGATCAACACGACATAGCGCTGCGGCTCGGGGACCGGGGCGCTCAGGTCGCCGACCTGCAGCGCCCGCAGTTCGTCCACATGCGCCGCGGTGAAGTCGAAGCGCAGCGTGGGGTCGTGCCAGGCGGCGAGGCTGCCGATCTGGCCGCACAGATCGCGGGCCGGATCGACCGCGGGATTGATCAGCGCCGCCCGCGCCTGCAGGGTGTGGGCCAGCCAGGTGGCGTAAAAGCCGCCGAGCGAGCTGCCGATGAGGCGCAGGTCGTCGCCTTTCACCGATCCCAGCAGATCCAGGCACAAGTCCATCGCGTCGCGCGGCGATGGAGGGAGCTGGGGGCACAGCCAGCGCACGGCAGGCTCGCCCAGGGCTTCGCGCTGGGCGTTGAGCTGCGCCACGCGCAAGGCCGTGGCGCGCGCCTTGGCGGATTGGGGCGATGAGCGAAAACCGTGGAGATAGAGCAGGGTGGGCATGGGGCGGATTCGGCGCGGCGCGATCGGGCGCCGCCCCCGAATGCTACCCGTCGGCGCCCTGCGCGCCGGGTTTGGCGGCGGCTCAGCCCCTGGCGGGTGCCGAGGTGCGCGCGGGGTCGGCCCCGGCCTGGCCGTCTTCTTCGGGCCAGTCGCGGATATAGGCCTTGAGCATCTGGTTCTCGAAGTCCTGTTCGCGGACCACGGCCATGGCCACGTCGTGGAAGGAAATCACGCCCAGCAGCGCGTCATTCTGCATCACCGGGATGTAGCGGGTGCCGCTGTCGAGCATGGTGCGGCGCAGGGTGTCCAGGGTGGTTTCCGGGCCGCAGACTTCGTAGTGCGTGTCCATGCGCTCGGACACGATATGACCGCCCAAGGCTCCTTCGCCTTCGGCCACGGCCTCCATCACTTCGGCAAACGTGAGCAGGCCGACGAGCTTGCCGTGCTCCATGACCACCAGCGAGCCGATGTCATGTTGCGCCATGGTCTGCACCGCCTGCAGCAGGCTGGCCTGGGGCGGCACGGTGAAGAGCACATGGCCCTTCACCCGCAAAATGTCGCTGACTTTCATGGCGTTCTCCTCTGATTTTCAGTGGGTGAAATATAGTCAGTGCATCCCGCACTCACCAGAGGTCATTCCCGCAGGTCGGGTGCGCCTCGGTTCACCTCCGGAATCACGCCTCGTCATGTCTGCCCACCATCCCTCTTCGCTTCCCCTCATCTTGCTCCACGGGGCGGGGGGCGACGCCAGCGTCTGGGCGGCGCAGGCCGACTGGCTGACGGCGCGCGGCTGGCAGTGCCTGCCGCTGGAACTGCCCGCGCACGGCGCCACGCCGGCGCCGCCGCTCGGCAGCATCGAGCGCATGGCCGACTGGGTCTGGGCGCAGCTCGACGCCCGCCAGATCGGCCCGGTGGTGCTGGCGGGGCACAGCATGGGTTCGCTGATTGCGCTGCAGGCCGCCGGGCAGCGTCCCGGTCAGCTTCGGGGTCTGGCGCTGCTGGGCACGGCGTTTCCGATGCGCGTCTCGCCCCGGCTGCTGGCGCAGGCGGAGCAGGCCCCGGAGGAGGCGATCGCCAATGTGGTGCGGTGGTCGTACGCCCAGGCCGAGCCCCTCAGCCCCGCACCGGGATTCCAGTCGCCGCAGGCCTACCGCGAGTTGCTGCTGCGGCAGCAGACGCACTGGGCCGGGGGCAGCGTGCTGGCCACGGACCTGACGGCCTGCGATCGCTATTCGGGCGGTGACGCCGCCGCGCGCTCCTGGGGCGGCCCCACCCTGTTTCTGCTCGGCGAGCACGACCGCATGACGCCTGCAGCCCAGGCCGACGACCTGCGCGCCGCCTTGCCGCGCCACCGCACGGTGCTGCTCGACTGTGGTCACAACCTCATGGCGGAGGCGCCGCACGCCGTGGCCCATGCGCTGGCCGACTGGATGGAGCGCGAACTCGGCCTGGCCGGTTGAGGGCGCGGGGCGGCGGCGTCGTTCAGACGCACCCGTGCCGTGCCCCGCCAGACGGTCATCACCACCCGGCCGCTGCCGCGCACCACATACGCCTCGCCGTCGCGCAGGAACACATCCTCGGGCTGGCCTTCCTCGGTGAGCCAGAGGCAAGGGTCGCTGCAGGGCGATGCCGGGGCGCGCGCCGATTCGATCCGCAGGCTTTGCCCGGCGGCGCGCCGCAGCGACAGCGAGTCGCCGAGTTGCAAATCAATCCAGTCACGCTGGATGGACACTTCGGTATGCCGCATGATGCTCTCCGTTAGCATGTGAAAAAGGCATGAAATAAGCCGGGGTTGAAAGGGCGGTGAGTCGTTTTTCGGCCTTTCATGAAGAGGAAGTTTAGGCAACAAGCCCCCTTGGAAAAAGCGCAAATAGGGAAGGTTCATCATGCAAAAAAGCGATGATTCGGGCGCACGGCCGCCAGGCCCCGCCGCGCGTGCCATACCGCGCAGCCGTCAGATCGACGCGGGGCATCTGCGCGGATTCGAAGCCGCGGCGCGTCTCGGAGGCTTTACCGCCGCGGCGGACGCGCTGGCGCTGACCCAGTCGGCCCTCAGCCGTCAGATCCAGACGCTGGAGGCCCAGGTGGGCGTGCCGCTGTTCACCCGCGAGGGGCCGCGGGTGCGCCTGTCTCCCGCGGGCGAGCAGTTCGCCGCGGTGGTGCGGCAGGCGCTGCACCAGCTCGATACGGCGGTGGAAGGGCTGCGCGCCAGCCAGGGACGTCCCCGGGTGCAGATCACGACCTTTGCCTCGATGGCCAGCCAGTGGCTGATTCCCCGTCTGGGCGAATTCCAGGCCATCCATCCCGATATCGACATTGCCGTCGAAACCTTCGACAACCTCAGCGACCTGGAAAGCGGCGGGCTGGACCTCGCCATCCGCCGCCTGCGCAGCGACAACCCGCTGGCCCAGGCGCCCGGCACCACGTTTCTCTTCGGCGAGGAGATCACCCCGGTCTGCAGCCCGGCGCTGGCGCAGAGCGGCCGGGCGCCTACTGGCCTGGAAGATCTGCCCCGCTGCGTCTGGATCGACGACGTGCGGGCGCATGGCGCGCCGCCCATCGCCCGCGCCAATATGCAGGCCCTGTCCTGGGGCGGCTGGTATGCGGGGCTGGGCCTGCCGCAGCCCGAACCGCAACGCTGGCTGCGGTTCAACTACACCTATCAGGTCATCCAGGCCGCGGTGGCGGGGCAGGGTGTGGCGATGGGGCAGATCGGCCTCATCCGCGACCTGCTGGCGGCGGGCACCCTGATCGCCCCGGTGGGGCGGCGCGTCGATGCCGGCTATGGCTATTACCTGGCCACCCGCGCCGGATCGCCGCAGCGGCCCGAGGTCGCGGCCATGCTGGCCTGGCTGCAGCAGCAGTTCACCGCGTGGCGCGAGATCGATATCGGCGGCGGCTGACCTTTCCTGGCGCCGCCGCCAGGGCTCAATGGCCCGCGGGATGCAGGGGGTGGCGCAGGCGTTGGAGTGCGTGAAGCGAAAGGGCTTTGGCACCGTCGCGCCAGGTGCTGTCGCCCACCGGCTTGGGGTGCTTCAGCCCCAGACGGCGCAGCCGGGCATTGAACTGGTGCGCGGCGGTGTCGCGGTCGGAGTGGCGGGTGCGAAAGGTGAACGCCAGCGAGACCGAGAGGTTGGAATGCGTCCACACCCGGTGCGGCGCAATGAAGGGATGGTGCACCCCCAGACCCGGCCGCAGCGAGAAGTGCAGGGCGCGCTCTTCGAACTCGGGTCTGTAGGGCGGGCGGGCGCCCTCGTAGGCCAGCAGCCGGTCTTTCTGCGCCGGGTCCATGATGAACGGGTCGGACGGGTCCCAGAGATCGACGGTCTTCTCCCCGCGAATCTGCAGCAGAAAGTTCATCTCCCGGTCCATGTGATACGGCGTGACGGCGCCCTGCGCCGAGATGAACACATAGGTCGAATACCAGGTGATGTGCGGGTCGAGCGGGTGGGTGTGCGCGGCGAGTTCCGCCAGCAGGCCTTCGATGTGGGGCCGGTACAGCGCGTCCTGCTCGGGGTTGTTGAGACAGACATAACCGTGCAGGGGCTCGAAATGCGCCAGCAGGTGTTCGAGCGTCAGGCCGTCGCCGGCGCGGGCGAAGGACGCGTCGAAATCGGCATCGGGTGCGATGTCGCCGCGACGGAACTTCACCTGGCGCGCGGGCAGGCGGCGTGCCAGATCGAACAAGGCGTCGATGCCGAACATCGGGTGCTCGTTCAGGAGATGGTTCACCAGGAACGGGCGGCGGTTGTAATGCGCCTGCATCCGGCCGGCGTCGAACTGCAGCCAGTGCTCGGGGCTTTGTTGTCCGCGCTGCAGCAGGCGCGCGTACTGCTCGGAACCGACGTATTCACCCAGCATGTTGGGCTCCAGGGAGAGTTTGGGATCCTTTCACACGGCACCCACCGTGGATTCGTCCCATTTGTTCAGTTCAATTTACAAACGCCGGGGCAGGCTGTCCATACGGGAGATCGCGCGTGCCCTCGACTTGTGGGGTGGGCCGGGGCGGGAAGTCGTCTCGAAGCTCAACGAGCGCTCGATCAAGAGGCCGCGCCGTGCCGCAGTCGCCGCAAGGCCACGCGGGCCGGGTCGAGGGCATCGGCCAGATCGGTTTCGAGGGGCAGGGGCGTGCCTTCGAGCGTGGCGACCAGAAATTCGGCCAGCAGCGGTGCCAGGGTGAGCCCGCGCGATCCCAGGCCCGCGCACACGGCCAGACCGGGCAGCCGGGGCAGTTCGTGCAATTGCTTGCCCGCGGCACGCTGCGGCTTGGCCCGCAGCGGCGCAAGGTCGGCCAGGGGGCCGCAATAGGGCAGGCGGTCTGTGCTGGCGGCGCGGACGCCGGCGAAGTGGCGCAGGGCGCCGACATGGTCCGGCCGAGGGGGCGAGGTGGTGAGCGCGCTCAGGCCCGCGCGGTTGTGCTGCCAGGCCTGTTCGGGCGTGAGGGACTGATCGTCGGTCTCGAAGGTGGCGCCGATCAGCAGCCAGTCGTGATGGGCGTCGACCTGGGCGGCTGGATCGCCGGCGTCTTGCAGCAGGCGCGCCGCGGCTTCAGGCAGGCGCAGCACATAGCCGCTTCCCATCCACGGTTGGCTGAGATCCCGCAGCGCGGGCCACAACCGCGCGGGCAGCGCCTGCGCCTGACCGCGCAGGGCACGCAAGGGCAGCCAGTCGGGGCCCGGAATCAGGCCGCTGGCGGCGAGCAGATGAGGGGTTTGCAGGGCGGTCGCCAGCACGATCTGCGGGGCGCGGGCCAGGCTGTGCCCCGCAGCGTCGAGCACGTTCCAGGACGCGCCGTCGTGCCGCAACCGGGCCATCTGCACGCCGCAGCGCAGGGTGATCCGCGGCGACGCCAGCCAGGCCGCGCAGACCGCCTGATTGGCCAGGACGGCGCTGTCCACCTGCCATCCCGCTTCGGTCCATTGCGCCATCTCCGGGGGGAGTTGCACGGTGCGCCGCCAGTCCTGCATGCGCCGGGCTTCGGCGGCATCGGCCGGGGTGAGCGTGGCGGGGACGAACTGCGCGAGGTCAGCCGCATCGGGCGGCAGGGCGCGGCGCAAGGCGGCCATGCCGGCGCGGGTGAGGCGCGAGAGCAGGTTGTCGTCCGCCGAGGGCTGCAGGTGAGCCAGGCCCGCGGGCATGGCCGAGCCGCCGCGGGCCGGATGCGCGCCGGCTTCGAGGACGTCGACCGTCCAGCCGCTGCGCGCCAGGGCGTGGGCGCAGGCGGCGCCGGCAAGCCCGGCGCCGATGACCACGGCGTGCCGGGGCAGGGCGGCGGGCCAAGGCGTGGGCAGGGTGTGGCGGGTGCGTTTCCAGACCGGGTTGAACGTGGCCTGCAATCGTTGCTGCTTGCCGCCCCAGCCAGGCTGCAGGGCGAGCTCGAAACCGGCCTGGCTCAGTCCCTTTTGCACCGCATGGGCCACGGTGTAGCTGGCGGCGGGGGCGCCGGGCCGGGTCAACCGGGCCAGCGCGCGGAACAGTTCGGGCGTCCACAGGGCGGGGTTGCGCGCCGGGGCGAAGCCGTCGAGGTAGAGCGCGTCCGCCGCCAGCTTGAGCCGTGGCGCCAGATCGGTGGCGTCGCCGAAGGCCAGCAGCAGATGCACGCGGGCGTCGTCGAGCTCGATGCGGTGCAGGCCGCGCACGGGCGGGGGCCAATGCGCGGCGAGCTCGGCGGCGAGGGACTGCAGCTCGGGCGGCGCGTGTCGCAGCAGATCGGCGGCTCGCACCGGATGCAGCTCCAGACTGACGTAGTCGAGCCGCGCGCAGCGCACCGGGTCGGCGCGCCACGCCGCCCAGGTGGCCAGAAAATTCACCCCCAGGCCGAAGCCGGTTTCCAGGATGGTGAACTGATCGCGGCCGGCCCAGCGCGCGGGCGAGTCGAGCAGGCCGCAGCCCTGCAGATACACGGCGCGCGCCTGCCCGAGGGCACCGGCGCGGCTGGCGTAGACGTCGCCGTAGCGGGCGCTGGCAAGCTGGCCGCTGGCGTCGGGCGCGAGATCGGCTTCGTCCAGAAGCGGGCTGGAGGGCGGCTTCAAGCGGCGTGCAACAGGCGTTCAGTCGACCAGGGTGAGCGAGAGCGCGTCCAGGCCGTATAGGCCGTCTTCGGTCAGCACCAGATCCATGAGCTGGTCGTGGGGCTGCATGTCGAGCTGATGCAGCTCGCAACAGGCGTAGCTCAGGCCCACGGTGTAGACCTCTTCGCGGCCGGCGAGGTAGCGGTCGTAATAGCCGCCGCCGTAGCCCAGGCGCAGCCCGACGTCGGCGAAGCCCACGCAGGGCACGAGCAGGGTGGTGGGGCTGAGGGCGGCCTGGCCCGTCGGCTCGGCAATGCCGTAGGGGCCGGGCTGCAGCGGTTCGCCGGGCGCCCAGGCGATGAAGGTCATGGCCTTGGTCGCCTCTTGGACCCGGGGCAGGGCGAGGGTGCATTCGGGATGCGCGGCCCGCCACTTCGCCAGGGTGGGCAGCGGGTCGAATTCCCCGCGCGTGGCGCAGTAGGCGCCGAGCGTTTCGGGCTCCAGGGCGTCGAGCACCTGCAGCAGACGCTCGGCCAGTTCGGCGTCGCGTCGCTCCCGGTCGGTCAGCGCCTGGCGCCTGGTGATCAGTTCGCGTCGCAGATCGGCCCTCAAATGCTGAGGTTGTTCTGGGGACAATGGGTCGTACAGGGGCGGGTTCACGGTAAGCTGCGTCCTATGAGGATCGATGGGTTGTTGCCGCTTATTTTGCGCCGCTCCGGCAGCTTGGGGCTGGTCTTGGGTTTGAGTCTGTTGGCGCCGCTGGCGCGGGCGCAGGCGGCGCCCATCACCGCCAGCGGCGCGGCCCCTGCGGTGCAGGCCAGTGCGAGCGCGGCGCCGGTGGTCATGCCGGCGATGCCGGTCATTCCAGTCGATCAGGCGCAGCTGCTGCTCGCCGCGCAGAAGGCCGCGCAGCGGGGCGACCCGCAGCCCGCACTCGACGCCTTGCCGCAACTCAGGGGCACCCTGCTCGAACCCTGGGTGGCCTACTGGGCGATCAAGCCCACCCTCAACGAAGCCACGCAGCAGGACTTCGAGGCCTTCGCCCGCGCCCATCCGCACACCTATGTGCTCGACCGCCTGCGCAACGACTGGCTGCTCGAACTGGGCAAGCGCGAAGACTGGGCCGATTTCAACCGCGTGTATCCGCACTTCATCATGCGCGACGATCCGCAGGTGCAGTGCTATGACCTTCAGAGCCAGTACGTCACCGCGCATGCCGACGTGACGGCGCAGGTCTTCAAGCTGTGGATGGACCAGCGTTACGGCGGCGCCGGCTGCAACAGTGCGGCCACCGCCCTGCTGAAAGACGGCGCCATGCCGCGCGACATGCTGTGGCAGCGCATGCGGCGGTTCTACGACGACGGCCGTGCCAAGCAGGCGCGCGATCTGCTTGCGCCCTTCCTGCCCGCCGGCAGTTGGCGCATTCTGGCCCAGACCGATACCGATGCGGTGCGCTATGTCCTCGATGTGGTGCGCAGAGGGCCGTCGGCCGCCATCGCCAACGCCGATCAGCGTCAATACCTGATGCTGGCGTTGCTGAGCATGGCGCGGCAAGACCCGGGCCAGGCCGCGCGGCTGCTGCAGGACAACTTCTCCGCACTGCCCGCTCCAGACCGCGCCCAGCTCTGGGGTCGCATCGGTCTGTCCGCCGCGCTCAATCTGCAACCGGAAGCGGCCAGCTGGTTCGCCCGCATGGGTCAGGCCGACCCGACTTACCTGCCTTCGCCCACGGTGCTGGAGTGGCAGGCCCGCGCTGCCCTGCGGGTGCAGAACTGGGCCCTGGTGCGCAAGGCCACCCGCACCTTGATCGACCAGGGCGACCAAGACCCGGCCTGGCCCTACTGGCACGCCCGCGCGCTCGAAAAGCTGGGTCACCCCATCGAAGGCCGGGCGCTGCTGGCCGAGGTGGCCAACCCCTGGGATTTCTACGGCCAGCTCGCCACCGACGCGCTGGGC
It includes:
- the mnmC gene encoding FAD-dependent 5-carboxymethylaminomethyl-2-thiouridine(34) oxidoreductase MnmC, which encodes MKPPSSPLLDEADLAPDASGQLASARYGDVYASRAGALGQARAVYLQGCGLLDSPARWAGRDQFTILETGFGLGVNFLATWAAWRADPVRCARLDYVSLELHPVRAADLLRHAPPELQSLAAELAAHWPPPVRGLHRIELDDARVHLLLAFGDATDLAPRLKLAADALYLDGFAPARNPALWTPELFRALARLTRPGAPAASYTVAHAVQKGLSQAGFELALQPGWGGKQQRLQATFNPVWKRTRHTLPTPWPAALPRHAVVIGAGLAGAACAHALARSGWTVDVLEAGAHPARGGSAMPAGLAHLQPSADDNLLSRLTRAGMAALRRALPPDAADLAQFVPATLTPADAAEARRMQDWRRTVQLPPEMAQWTEAGWQVDSAVLANQAVCAAWLASPRITLRCGVQMARLRHDGASWNVLDAAGHSLARAPQIVLATALQTPHLLAASGLIPGPDWLPLRALRGQAQALPARLWPALRDLSQPWMGSGYVLRLPEAAARLLQDAGDPAAQVDAHHDWLLIGATFETDDQSLTPEQAWQHNRAGLSALTTSPPRPDHVGALRHFAGVRAASTDRLPYCGPLADLAPLRAKPQRAAGKQLHELPRLPGLAVCAGLGSRGLTLAPLLAEFLVATLEGTPLPLETDLADALDPARVALRRLRHGAAS
- a CDS encoding transcription factor jumonji JmjC domain-containing protein, whose amino-acid sequence is MLGEYVGSEQYARLLQRGQQSPEHWLQFDAGRMQAHYNRRPFLVNHLLNEHPMFGIDALFDLARRLPARQVKFRRGDIAPDADFDASFARAGDGLTLEHLLAHFEPLHGYVCLNNPEQDALYRPHIEGLLAELAAHTHPLDPHITWYSTYVFISAQGAVTPYHMDREMNFLLQIRGEKTVDLWDPSDPFIMDPAQKDRLLAYEGARPPYRPEFEERALHFSLRPGLGVHHPFIAPHRVWTHSNLSVSLAFTFRTRHSDRDTAAHQFNARLRRLGLKHPKPVGDSTWRDGAKALSLHALQRLRHPLHPAGH
- a CDS encoding LysR substrate-binding domain-containing protein, whose protein sequence is MQKSDDSGARPPGPAARAIPRSRQIDAGHLRGFEAAARLGGFTAAADALALTQSALSRQIQTLEAQVGVPLFTREGPRVRLSPAGEQFAAVVRQALHQLDTAVEGLRASQGRPRVQITTFASMASQWLIPRLGEFQAIHPDIDIAVETFDNLSDLESGGLDLAIRRLRSDNPLAQAPGTTFLFGEEITPVCSPALAQSGRAPTGLEDLPRCVWIDDVRAHGAPPIARANMQALSWGGWYAGLGLPQPEPQRWLRFNYTYQVIQAAVAGQGVAMGQIGLIRDLLAAGTLIAPVGRRVDAGYGYYLATRAGSPQRPEVAAMLAWLQQQFTAWREIDIGGG
- a CDS encoding lytic transglycosylase domain-containing protein, coding for MPVIPVDQAQLLLAAQKAAQRGDPQPALDALPQLRGTLLEPWVAYWAIKPTLNEATQQDFEAFARAHPHTYVLDRLRNDWLLELGKREDWADFNRVYPHFIMRDDPQVQCYDLQSQYVTAHADVTAQVFKLWMDQRYGGAGCNSAATALLKDGAMPRDMLWQRMRRFYDDGRAKQARDLLAPFLPAGSWRILAQTDTDAVRYVLDVVRRGPSAAIANADQRQYLMLALLSMARQDPGQAARLLQDNFSALPAPDRAQLWGRIGLSAALNLQPEAASWFARMGQADPTYLPSPTVLEWQARAALRVQNWALVRKATRTLIDQGDQDPAWPYWHARALEKLGHPIEGRALLAEVANPWDFYGQLATDALGMKISLPPSLPPAPLAAVAQQALRPGLQRSLALFSIDLRFDAVREWNFSLRGLDDRQMQAAAELACQQQLWDRCINTSERVKGGVDIAQRYAMPYREAIGNASRAEDVNEAFLYGLIRQESRFIANIKSWVGASGLMQLMPATAKLVARKIGLAGYSHDQIADVGVNVQLGSAYLGGLLQQFNGSEALAAAGYNAGPGRPLRWRNMGLPDQPLLPGAVFAENIPIAETRDYVKRVLANATVYAAILSGKPQSLKARLGDVGSSDAMLASNQP
- a CDS encoding 5-formyltetrahydrofolate cyclo-ligase; translation: MNPPLYDPLSPEQPQHLRADLRRELITRRQALTDRERRDAELAERLLQVLDALEPETLGAYCATRGEFDPLPTLAKWRAAHPECTLALPRVQEATKAMTFIAWAPGEPLQPGPYGIAEPTGQAALSPTTLLVPCVGFADVGLRLGYGGGYYDRYLAGREEVYTVGLSYACCELHQLDMQPHDQLMDLVLTEDGLYGLDALSLTLVD